Proteins from one Bos taurus isolate L1 Dominette 01449 registration number 42190680 breed Hereford chromosome 7, ARS-UCD2.0, whole genome shotgun sequence genomic window:
- the CAPS gene encoding calcyphosin: protein MDAVDTTMEKLRAQCLSRGASGIQGVARFFRRLDQDGSRSLDVRELQRGLAELGLVLDTAEMEGVCRRWDRDGSGTLDLEEFLRALRPPMSQAREAVVTAAFAKLDRSGDGVVTVDDLRGVYSGRTHPKVRSGEWTEEQVLRHFLDNFDSSEKDGQVTLAEFQDYYSGVSASMDTDEEFVAMMTSAWRL, encoded by the exons ATGGATGCTGTGGACACCACCATGGAGAAGCTCCGAGCCCAGTGCCTGTCCCGAGGGGCCTCGGGCATCCAGGGTGTGGCCAG ATTTTTTCGCCGCCTGGACCAGGATGGGAGCCGCTCCCTGGATGTGAGGGAGCTCCAGCGGGGCCTGGCTGAGCTGGGGCTGgtgctggacacagctgagatgGAGGGCGTGTGCAGGCGCTGGGACCGCGACGGCAGCGGGACGTTGGACCTGGAGGAGTTCCTGCGAGCGCTGCGG ccccccatgTCCCAGGCCCGGGAGGCGGTCGTCACAGCTGCGTTTGCCAAGCTGGACCGCAGTGGTGATGGCGTGGTGACTGTGGATGATCTCCGGGGGGTATACAGCGGCCGCACTCACCCAAAGGTGCGGAGCGGGGAGTGGACTGAAGAGCAGGTGCTCCGCCACTTCCTGGACAACTTCGACTCCTCCGAGAAGGACGGGCAG GTCACGCTGGCTGAGTTCCAGGACTACTACAGTGGTGTGAGCGCCTCCATGGATACAGATGAGGAGTTTGTGGCCATGATGACCAGCGCCTGGCGGCTGTGA